The Myxococcota bacterium region GCTCGAGATGCGCGAGTTTCTCGCGGACTCGACCTCGGTGCAGGACTTCGACGGCGCCTGGGTGCCCACGCGCTCGACCATGCTGAATCTGCGCGAGAAGACCTCGACCACGATCCTGATCGAGGCGCTGGACCCCAACGTGCACCTGAGCGACCAGCACTTCTCGACCCTGCAGCTCACGCTACGCCGCTGACTCGCGCAGCGGCGTGACCCGAGTCACGCCTCCGCGCGGTCATGGGTCTTTGGTCTTACCGGGTCGAGCCGATCTGGACGATCTGCGCCCGGCACTCGCCGCCCGGGAACGGGGTGGTGTGGATGTTCGCGTAGGCGTCGCCTTGCGCGAGGGCTTGCAGCAGCGCCGCGAACTCACCCGCGTCGACGCCCTGGCCCGCAGGGCCGATCACGTCGGCCGCGGTGATGGTGCCGGTGATCGTGCCGGCGCCGCTCGGGCAGGCCTGCGGCACGGGGCCGGTCGTGGTGTTGTTGCACAGGAAAGCGGCCACGCCGCCATTGACGAAGAACTGGCCCACGTGGATGTGGGCGAACAGGCTGTCACCGGTCAGGTTCATGAACTGGAACCGGTACTTGATCGAGTCGGACTTGATCGTCGCCTGGAACTTGCACTGGGCGCCCGAGATGACCGCAGGCACCTCGTTCTCGGCCTTGCCGGCCGCGATTCCGATGGCGTCGGCGAAGGCCGCACCGGGCAACCAGAGCCCGGCGACGAGGGCGAGCGAAAGAGCGAGCTTGTTCCGCATGATGCTTCCTCCAAAAGGCGTTGAGCCCGCTGGAATACGTCGGGGCATCGGCTTCGGATTCGAAACCGGAGGTGAGTGACGTGAATGTGAAAGTCTCCCGGCCGCCCGGACTCACACGGCTGCCGCCGGGCTATCTCCCTTTGTTCGAG contains the following coding sequences:
- a CDS encoding CHRD domain-containing protein, with translation MRNKLALSLALVAGLWLPGAAFADAIGIAAGKAENEVPAVISGAQCKFQATIKSDSIKYRFQFMNLTGDSLFAHIHVGQFFVNGGVAAFLCNNTTTGPVPQACPSGAGTITGTITAADVIGPAGQGVDAGEFAALLQALAQGDAYANIHTTPFPGGECRAQIVQIGSTR